The following proteins are encoded in a genomic region of Cryptomeria japonica chromosome 11, Sugi_1.0, whole genome shotgun sequence:
- the LOC131074802 gene encoding uncharacterized protein LOC131074802, which produces MAIEQGMFETLQGRRYVCFDYPNPCNEDVDVRVAVLDSPSTISAESESVVTAAMLVPRGRENDWIFSTESGHNQLLSSVRASRLIVIARTPSASSSPLVRKGKDEDEELKKGMIPLLLALSPRAAFRGGLPAVPFLCYTDNIVEHKILETLSSPITGMMVVEDVRLQVGETAREWRRRLRFQRMPNLVQTEVALIHCHGKNLNVDAGRLVHPYLPPIVAGLALLPECCTVRMRVLCIGVGGGALLMFLRSHFSFHMDIVGVEMDQVVLIAAKKYFGLAETEAEGLRLRLGDGLQVVQTIARQVVSNHPHFVPPEIAQAWHHFFPSPNPNPETKVYGVFHDSIGDDLTDPRQHVIIVDVDAGDAAAGGLSAPPLEFIEKRFLLAARIALHPNGILAMNIIDQHQSFYNHLLTALREVFHDIYCIQVSNSNAHNYVLFASPSCLQGKNKDNAFANKLKKVIPVEYMEGIKHVRQ; this is translated from the coding sequence ATGGCTATTGAGCAGGGGATGTTTGAAACCCTGCAAGGGCGTAGATATGTTTGCTTTGATTATCCAAATCCTTGTAATGAAGATGTGGATGTGAGGGTTGCAGTACTTGATTCTCCTTCTACCATTAGCGCTGAAAGTGAGAGTGTTGTAACGGCGGCAATGCTCGTTCCCAGAGGACGGGAAAATGATTGGATCTTTTCTACGGAGTCTGGacataaccaacttttatctagTGTCCGCGCATCTCGTTTAATTGTCATAGCCAGGACCCCTTCTGCTTCTTCTTCTCCATTGGTGAGGAAAGGGAAAGATGAAGACGAAGAATTGAAAAAAGGTATGATTCCTTTGCTTTTAGCATTATCACCCAGGGCTGCTTTTCGAGGCGGTCTTCCTGCAGTGCCTTTTCTTTGTTATACGGACAATATAGTTGAGCATAAGATACTGGAGACATTATCTAGTCCTATAACAGGGATGATGGTTGTTGAGGATGTGCGACTCCAAGTGGGGGAGACAGCAAGGGAGTGGAGGCGCAGGCTACGCTTTCAGCGGATGCCGAATTTGGTTCAAACAGAGGTTGCTCTGATCCATTGCCACGGGAAGAATTTAAATGTGGATGCGGGGCGCTTGGTTCATCCCTACCTGCCTCCCATTGTCGCAGGTCTGGCCTTGCTCCCAGAGTGTTGCACTGTAAGAATGAGAGTGCTGTGTATTGGGGTGGGAGGAGGCGCTCTGCTTATGTTTCTACGTTCACATTTCAGTTTCCATATGGATATTGTGGGTGTGGAGATGGATCAAGTTGTTTTGATAGCTGCTAAAAAATACTTTGGCCTTGCGGAGACCGAGGCTGAGGGCCTACGTTTACGCCTTGGTGATGGCCTGCAAGTTGTCCAGACCATTGCCCGCCAAGTTGTTTCCAATCATCCTCATTTCGTGCCGCCTGAGATAGCTCAAGCCTGGCACCACTTCTTCCCTAGCCCTAACCCCAACCCTGAAACTAAAGTCTATGGCGTTTTTCATGATTCAATTGGCGATGATTTAACCGACCCACGCCAGCATGTAATTATAGTTGATGTGGATGCAGGTGATGCTGCTGCTGGAGGGCTGAGTGCTCCCCCATTGGAATTTATTGAAAAGCGTTTCCTGTTGGCAGCACGAATTGCGTTGCATCCAAATGGAATTTTAGCCATGAATATCATTGACCAACACCAAAGTTTCTACAATCATTTGCTGACTGCCTTACGAGAAGTCTTCCACGACATATATTGCATTCAAGTGAGCAATAGCAATGCTCACAATTACGTGTTATTTGCCAGTCCATCATGTTTACAAGGCAAAAACAAAGACAATGCCTTTGCTAATAAACTAAAAAAAGTTATCCCTGTAGAGTACATGGAAGGGATTAAACATGTGCGGCAGTGA